CGTTAATTGAGCAAATTGATGAATTTTTCTTCGGAAAGTTGGATAACGATGAAGAACAATTTAAACATTTTCTTGTTAGATTAAATAAGGGATAATAACCGATTTTACCGTAATGAAGTTTGGAAAAATCAATAATAGTGCAGACCCTAAATTCCCTAAAATCTGTGTCAAAGAAGAGTCATTTTTAAAATCAGTTAGTAGTTATTAAAAAATATGATTTTGAGAATCAGGCAATTGAAGAATATTTTAATCAAGTATCAGGCATACCTTGATCTGAGTAGAGCTTTCCAGCTCAAACTCGAAGTCCGGAAAGCTCTACAAAGCGATATTCCGCATTTTATTTTAGCTTGGCGGGTAAAAATCGTTTTTTAAGGTAAGCATATGTTGAACCTTTGGGAACATTAGTCCCTGCTTTTGTGTCAACAATCCTAAATTTAAAAACTTTTAACGCCTTATTATAAGTTTCCAGTTTTTCTTCTATGTCCACGGCAGACATTTCTTCACGCTGTACTTCTCCGGTTAATTCCACAATAAAGCTACTATAAATTAATTGCTGTTCTTTATCTAAGACAATCCAACCGGGCTGGGTACATGAACTAAAAAGCACTAGCATACTTATTGCTAAAAAGGCACCCATTAAAACATTGATATTCCGTTTCATAATATCACTCCTTTTTTTGTAAATTGAATTTACAAAAGTATAATTTTTTAAGTTTCACATATGCAAAACTTTCTTCTATTATATCCCCCCCCCCCGAAAATGTCAAGAACAAAATTTTGAATAACCATAAAAATATCAATATTTTACACATACTTATTATAGAAATACCCCTAGTGTAAAATTTCTCTCTTCACCAAACACCTTGAATAATAAATGAATTTAATATAGAATAAAAAAGCCATCATTATTAATTGGCAAAGCATTTTAAATTTTATATAAATTTTTTGGAGGCATTATGGCAAAAGTCGCTATAAAAGGAGCAAGCTACATCTTAGTTCATGCTCCCGATCTTCTTTTTCACAACGGTTCAACTCAAACAGGCACAAGGCTTGCAAACCCTGAGGATGAATATTTAAAGGCAATACCCTCTCACTTGCGCAGCTTTGAAGAGGCAGTAAACTATCCGCCTAACCAAGTTTATATCGGAAACATGGCTCCCGAAGACTTGGAAAAAATCCCCGAACCTTGGTACAAGGATGCAAAAAAGGCCGAAAAAAAGGGTAAATTCGGAGAAATTATGACTCAGGCCGAGTTCTATATTTTGATGAAACATGCCGACGTTTTTGAGCTCGTTTACTTCTCAAAAGAATTCACAGCTCAAGCTGCAAAACTCATCGAAAATCACCCGATTATGAAAACCCAAGACATTAAGCTCGGTGAAGGTCATGACATGGCAGAAATCCAAAAAATGGTTGATGCTCACACAGCAGAAGGTCTCTATGAACAGGGAAAACTCATCGGTTGTGTAAAACAGGCTCACGATACGGACGAAAACTTGAGCGCCCACACCATGCTTGAAAACCTAGCCACAAAGGCTTCCGGTATTCTTTCCGCATGGCACATGGGAAAACTCGAAGGCATCGATATGAAAGATGTCGAATACATCATCGAATGTTCTGAAGAAGCCGCAGGCGATATTAACCAGAGAGGCGGCGGAAACATTGCAAAGGCAGTCGGAGAAAAATCAGGCTGTGTAAACGCAACAGGTTCAGACGTTCGAGGCTTCTGTGCAGCTCCCGTTCACGCAATTATCCACGGAGCAGCCCTTGTAGCAGCCGGTATCTTTAAAAACGTAATGGTCGTTTCGGGAGGCTCGGTACCCAAGCTCGGTATGAACGGAAAAGACCATGTAAAAAAAGACCTTCCCCTCTTTGAAGATATGATCGGAGGCTTTGCCGTTATGCTCAGTGCAGACGACGGAGTAAACCCCGTTATCAATACCGAAGTTGTAGGAAAGCACGTAATTTCTTCCGGTTCCGCCCCTCAGGCCGTTATGAGCGTATTGGTTTACGATCCTCTTAATGCCGCCGGTTTAAAGATGACCGACATCGAAAAATACTCGGCAGAGCTTCAAAACCACGAAATCACCGCTCCAGCAGGTGCCGGTAACGTACCCGAAGCAAACGTAAAGATGATTGCCGCTTTAAGTGTTATGAAAGGCCAGCTTGAAAAAACTCAAATTGCCGAATTCGTAAAAAAACACGGAGTTGTCGGCTTTGCTCCCACTCAGGGACATATCCCTTCAGGTGTTCCCTTTATCGGACATGCACGCCGCGATATGATGGCAGGAAAACTCAAAAATACAATGATAATCGGAAAGGGAAGTTTATTCCTCGGCCGTCTTACAAACCTCTTCGACGGCTTAAGCTTCTTAATTGAAGCCAATGACGGAAAAGGCTCCGCATCTGCCGGACAGGACACAGCCGGAATAAAGAAGATTGTTGCCGAAGCAATGAGAAACGTAGCCGAAAATATTCTCAAATCCCAAAACTAAGGAGATAAGAATATGGCAGATAAAAAACAAATTGCTGATTTATTTTTAGGACTTGCCGAAGGGCTTGAGGGCGGCTCCTTTGCCGGTCGATTCCCCGTCGGTTTAACAATTCCGGGAAGCGAGCACGGCGAAGCGGAACTTGTTTATGCCGCAGAGCTTGCCGCAAAAAGAAATCCCGATCTGGATGTAATCCTCATCGGAGGACCGGAAGCAAAAGGCTTAAAACATTTCCCCGCAGCAACTCTCGAAGATGCTCATAAAGAAATGGAACGCCTTTTTAAAGAAGGAACAATTAAGGCTTGTGTAACCATGCACTATAACTTCCCCTTGGGCGTAAGCACCGTAGGAAAGGTTGTAACCCCCGGAAAGGGCCGCGAGATGATTCTTGCCACCACTACGGGAACAACCGATGCAAACCGCTACAAGGCCATGCTTTTAAATGCTATCGGCGGTATTGCCGTTGCCAAGGCTTCTGGAATAGCCGAACCCACCGTAGGTCTTTTAAACATTGACGGTATCGCCGTTATTGAAAAGGCTCTAAACAAAATGAAGGAAAAGGGTTACAAGGTAAACTACACCGAATCGAACCGTGCAGACGGAGGTGTCCGCATGAGAGGAAACGACCTTTTGCAGGGAACTCCCGATGTAATGGTTTGCGATACCCTTACAGGAAACTTGCTGATTAAGCTCTTTTCTTCCTTTGTAACGGGCGGAAGCTATGAAGGCTCAGGATTCGGTTACGGCCCCTGTATCGGTTCGGGCTATGATGATGTTGTAGGAATTATTTCGAGGGCATCGGGAGCTCCGGCCATAGCCAATGCCTTAAAATTCGTCGCCGACTGTGCAAAGAACAATGTTCACGGTATCTATGCAGAAGAACTCAAGGCCGCCAAAAAGGCCGGCTTGGATGAGCTTTTGGAAGATATGCCCGGAGCAAAGCCCGTTGCAGCAGCCGCTGCCGAAGAAGTAAAGGCTCCGCCTAAGAAAACTGTTGATGCCGGTATTCCCGGAATTGACGTTATCGAAATCGAAGATGCCTGCAAGGCTCTTTGGAAGGAAGGTATCTATGCCGAAACGGGAATGGGTTGTACCGGCCCCGTAATCATGGTAAGCGAAGAAGACTTACCCAAGGCAAGGGATGTACTCCATAAGGCCGACTATATTTAAAAATATCCGGTTTTAGAGATACTCTTTAAAACAGTTAAAAACAAAAAAGGCGGGAGCTTTAAAAGCTTCCCGCCTTTTCTTTTAGATATGCTTTGAAACAAAGTCTACAAGGTCTTTTTTCGGCATATAGCCTGTGTGCCTATCCACCTCTTTTCCGTCTTTTAAAACGATGAGGGTAGGTATTGACATAAACTTAAATTTTACTGCCAATTCGCGTGCATTATCCACATTAGACTGTGCAATCACAGCCTTGTCGCCGAGTTCCGCCTCGGCAGCCTGCAGCTCAGGACTGAGCTGTACGCATCCCGGTCACCACGGTGCCCAAAAGTCAATTAAAACGGGCTTGGCGGTCTTTACTGTTTCATCAAAATTAGCATTTGTAATATCCAATACTGCCATAATCATCTCCTTATAATTTAGATTAGAAAAAATCATTTTTCCCGATTAGTTACAATATACAAAATTCTAAAATATAGGGCAAGCCGGAAAATCGATTTATTTTTTCTAATAAAAGCGATAAAAATTTTTTATAAATTATTTTCAAAATTTTTATTGACTTTTTTTTCAATTGCCTGTATTATGAGACTGGACAGTAGTACACTTTTTAGGAGCATACCGATGAATTGGATTTTGTATGTCATCCTTCCTGCTGTCTGTATAATTCTTGGATGGACGATTCGCTGGCTTTATGCCAGATTTCAACTATCTGCTTCTGAACAACGTGCAGAACGGATTTTACAGGAGGCAATTAAAGATGCCGAAGCTCAGAAGAAGGAATTTCTTCTTGAAGCAAAAGAGCAGCTGATTCGGGAACAAAAACAGCAGGAACGGGAAAATAGAGAACGCAGGAGTGATCTCCAGCGTTTCGAACGCAGATTGGCACAAAAAGAGGAAATCCTCGATAAACGTGTCGAAACTGTAGAAAAACAAGAAAAAGAACTTATCAAGAGAGAAGCCGCACTTGATGAGAAGACTGAATTTTTAAGCGGCGAAGAAGAAAGATATAGGGAGGAATTGGAAAGGATTTCCGGTTTAACCCAGCAGCAGGCAAAGGATTTGATTATCCGTGACTTGGAAACTGAAGCAAAGCATGATGCGGTTACTATTATAAATAAGATAGAACAAGAAGCTCAGCTGACAGCAGAAAAAAAAGCACAGGATATTCTGATTACGACGATTCAACGTCTTGCAACGGAAACGGCCAGCGACATTACTGTCTCAACGGTCAGCTTGCCCAGCGATGAGATGAAAGGAAGGATTATCGGCCGAGAGGGCCGCAATATCCGAGCCTTGGAAACTCTTACCGGTGTGGACATAATCATCGATGATACCCCTGAGGCTGTTGTAGTATCTTGTTTCGACCCTGTGCGCAAAGAAATTGCGAGGGTTGCCTTGGAAAGATTGATTCTTGACGGCCGAATTCACCCGGCTCGTATTGAAGAGATTGTGCAAAAGGTAACCAGAGAAATTTCGCAAAAGGTTTATGAAGAAGGAGAAAGGGTTCTATTCGACCTCGGCATCCATAATATGAACCAAGAAGGCGTAAGGGCCTTGGGAAGGCTTTATTTTAGAACAAGCTATGGGCAAAATGTGCTTCAGCATTCTAAAG
The DNA window shown above is from Treponema denticola and carries:
- the grdC gene encoding glycine/sarcosine/betaine reductase complex component C subunit beta; this translates as MAKVAIKGASYILVHAPDLLFHNGSTQTGTRLANPEDEYLKAIPSHLRSFEEAVNYPPNQVYIGNMAPEDLEKIPEPWYKDAKKAEKKGKFGEIMTQAEFYILMKHADVFELVYFSKEFTAQAAKLIENHPIMKTQDIKLGEGHDMAEIQKMVDAHTAEGLYEQGKLIGCVKQAHDTDENLSAHTMLENLATKASGILSAWHMGKLEGIDMKDVEYIIECSEEAAGDINQRGGGNIAKAVGEKSGCVNATGSDVRGFCAAPVHAIIHGAALVAAGIFKNVMVVSGGSVPKLGMNGKDHVKKDLPLFEDMIGGFAVMLSADDGVNPVINTEVVGKHVISSGSAPQAVMSVLVYDPLNAAGLKMTDIEKYSAELQNHEITAPAGAGNVPEANVKMIAALSVMKGQLEKTQIAEFVKKHGVVGFAPTQGHIPSGVPFIGHARRDMMAGKLKNTMIIGKGSLFLGRLTNLFDGLSFLIEANDGKGSASAGQDTAGIKKIVAEAMRNVAENILKSQN
- the grdD gene encoding glycine/sarcosine/betaine reductase complex component C subunit alpha; its protein translation is MADKKQIADLFLGLAEGLEGGSFAGRFPVGLTIPGSEHGEAELVYAAELAAKRNPDLDVILIGGPEAKGLKHFPAATLEDAHKEMERLFKEGTIKACVTMHYNFPLGVSTVGKVVTPGKGREMILATTTGTTDANRYKAMLLNAIGGIAVAKASGIAEPTVGLLNIDGIAVIEKALNKMKEKGYKVNYTESNRADGGVRMRGNDLLQGTPDVMVCDTLTGNLLIKLFSSFVTGGSYEGSGFGYGPCIGSGYDDVVGIISRASGAPAIANALKFVADCAKNNVHGIYAEELKAAKKAGLDELLEDMPGAKPVAAAAAEEVKAPPKKTVDAGIPGIDVIEIEDACKALWKEGIYAETGMGCTGPVIMVSEEDLPKARDVLHKADYI
- the trxA gene encoding thioredoxin; this encodes MIMAVLDITNANFDETVKTAKPVLIDFWAPWUPGCVQLSPELQAAEAELGDKAVIAQSNVDNARELAVKFKFMSIPTLIVLKDGKEVDRHTGYMPKKDLVDFVSKHI
- the rny gene encoding ribonuclease Y, translated to MNWILYVILPAVCIILGWTIRWLYARFQLSASEQRAERILQEAIKDAEAQKKEFLLEAKEQLIREQKQQERENRERRSDLQRFERRLAQKEEILDKRVETVEKQEKELIKREAALDEKTEFLSGEEERYREELERISGLTQQQAKDLIIRDLETEAKHDAVTIINKIEQEAQLTAEKKAQDILITTIQRLATETASDITVSTVSLPSDEMKGRIIGREGRNIRALETLTGVDIIIDDTPEAVVVSCFDPVRKEIARVALERLILDGRIHPARIEEIVQKVTREISQKVYEEGERVLFDLGIHNMNQEGVRALGRLYFRTSYGQNVLQHSKEVAIIAGMIASEIGANVEIAKRGALLHDVGKGAETDSDKNHAEIGMELAKRINEDPRVINAVGAHHNDIEPTCVESVIVQIADAISAARPGARRETMDNYVKRLENLEQLAEGFSGVEKAYAIQAGRELRVVINNEKISDADTKILARDIAKKIENDLQYPGRIRVTLIRETRIVEYAR